The following are from one region of the Vulpes vulpes isolate BD-2025 chromosome 14, VulVul3, whole genome shotgun sequence genome:
- the WFDC13 gene encoding WAP four-disulfide core domain protein 13 — MKSALLLQLLLIHLTPQQVPGSPKQHFMKYILEPPPCRSDPGNCTQFCTMQEDCKNGLQCCSAFCGIVCSLNKNINYDSFLGSGDSSA, encoded by the exons ATGAAGTCTGCACTGCTTCTCCAACTCCTATTGATTCACTTAACACCACAGCAGGTGCCTGGGAGCCCCAAGCAACATTTTATGA AGTATATCTTGGAACCCCCACCCTGCAGATCAGATCCTGGAAACTGCACTCAATTCTGTACAATGCAAGAAGATTGCAAAAACGGACTTCAGTGCTGTTCTGCCTTCTGTGGGATAGTCTGTTCATTaaacaagaatataaattatGACAG TTTCCTGGGCTCTGGAGATTCTTCAGCCTGA
- the WFDC10B gene encoding protein WFDC10B, with amino-acid sequence MPTQALLLILLLCMLLLQVQGGYHELKRKPSQKACEKKPSVDLCSNHCSYFLKCPEANAICCPTFCGNVCMGR; translated from the exons ATGCCAACCCAGGCTCTGCTGCTTATCCTGCTCCTCTGTATGCTGCTGCTGCAAGTCCAGGGAGGGTACCATGAACTGAAGAGGAAGCCAA GTCAAAAGGCCTGTGAGAAGAAGCCCAGCGTGGACCTTTGCAGCAAtcattgttcatattttctaaagTGTCCAGAAGCGAACGCTATATGCTGTCCAACCTTCTGTGGGAATGTTTGCATGGGTCGCTAG